In a single window of the Luteibacter rhizovicinus DSM 16549 genome:
- a CDS encoding glycosyl hydrolase family 17 protein, with amino-acid sequence MPPLTPYARLARPLAWILLVAAALFGAGYWWTLGRPIPLPDSPTTRIACVSYAPFRLKGENPMDPHAFVSRERVEEDLKALSTRFDCVRTYAMNQGLEAVPDIAGRYGMKVLMGVWLGRDPVANEEQIKLALNAARRDHDTLRGIVVGNEVLLRGELSPKALGAYIARVNAATDVPVTYADVWEFWKKHPELAKDTDYITIHILPYWEDEPVAPADAVHHVADVYQAMKKEFPGKSIMIGETGWPSQGRTRRDASASLVNEARYMREFLNYAATVDMPYNVIEAFDQPWKRDLEGTVGGYWGIFDADAKPKFAMQGPIVEEPRWAWAIGAGGIGALLFLIVGAFRRRWHGASGWIALILAGFATGTALAAHARLLLFTARNDVEWATGAIIAILALLTALSLSRAIASRLASPVNPVAIAPRPVERRRLGIDWSDAFTPQRFFWMFVLTLYGILMVFNGRYRDFPIGLFALPCVGFLLLAILRTREYILMPMVEERLLGVWMVGLGVAVVVQELGANAVSWGWMLLNLALALPVLLAWYRARRD; translated from the coding sequence ATGCCGCCCCTCACGCCCTACGCGCGCCTCGCGCGCCCGCTCGCATGGATACTCCTCGTTGCCGCCGCCCTGTTCGGTGCCGGTTACTGGTGGACGCTCGGTCGCCCGATCCCTCTCCCTGACTCGCCGACGACGCGTATCGCCTGCGTTTCCTATGCGCCGTTCCGGCTGAAGGGCGAGAATCCGATGGACCCCCACGCCTTCGTGTCGCGCGAGCGCGTTGAGGAGGATCTCAAAGCTCTCTCCACCCGCTTCGACTGCGTGCGCACGTATGCGATGAACCAGGGGCTCGAAGCCGTGCCGGATATCGCCGGACGCTACGGCATGAAAGTGCTGATGGGTGTGTGGCTGGGGCGCGATCCGGTTGCGAACGAAGAGCAGATCAAGCTGGCCCTGAACGCTGCCCGGCGCGATCACGACACGCTCCGCGGCATCGTTGTCGGCAATGAAGTGCTGCTGCGCGGCGAGCTGTCGCCCAAGGCGCTGGGTGCGTATATCGCGCGGGTGAACGCGGCGACGGATGTGCCGGTGACCTACGCCGATGTCTGGGAGTTCTGGAAGAAGCATCCGGAGCTGGCCAAGGACACCGACTACATCACGATCCACATTCTTCCGTATTGGGAAGACGAACCCGTGGCGCCGGCCGACGCCGTACACCACGTCGCCGATGTGTACCAGGCCATGAAGAAGGAGTTCCCCGGCAAGTCGATCATGATCGGCGAAACCGGCTGGCCGAGTCAGGGCCGTACGCGTCGCGATGCGAGTGCGAGCCTGGTCAACGAGGCTCGCTACATGCGCGAGTTCCTCAACTACGCCGCCACCGTCGACATGCCGTACAACGTCATCGAAGCGTTCGACCAGCCGTGGAAGCGCGACCTCGAAGGGACCGTGGGCGGGTATTGGGGCATTTTCGATGCCGATGCCAAGCCCAAGTTCGCCATGCAGGGCCCGATCGTCGAAGAGCCGCGCTGGGCCTGGGCGATCGGCGCCGGCGGTATCGGCGCGCTGCTGTTCCTCATCGTGGGTGCCTTCCGCCGACGCTGGCACGGGGCATCGGGCTGGATCGCGCTGATCCTCGCGGGGTTTGCCACGGGTACGGCGCTGGCGGCGCACGCGCGCCTTCTGCTTTTTACCGCCCGCAACGACGTCGAATGGGCCACGGGCGCGATCATCGCGATCCTGGCGTTGCTGACCGCGCTGTCACTATCGCGCGCCATCGCCTCGCGCCTGGCTTCGCCGGTCAATCCCGTGGCGATCGCGCCACGACCGGTCGAGCGCCGTCGTCTGGGCATCGACTGGTCGGATGCGTTCACGCCGCAACGCTTCTTCTGGATGTTCGTGCTGACGCTCTACGGCATCCTGATGGTGTTCAACGGCCGATACCGCGATTTCCCGATCGGTCTCTTCGCCTTGCCGTGCGTCGGCTTCCTGCTGCTCGCCATCCTGCGCACGCGTGAGTACATCCTCATGCCGATGGTCGAAGAGCGATTGCTCGGCGTCTGGATGGTCGGACTCGGTGTTGCGGTCGTCGTGCAGGAGCTGGGTGCGAACGCCGTCTCCTGGGGCTGGATGCTGCTCAACCTCGCACTGGCCTTGCCCGTGCTGCTGGCGTGGTATCGGGCGAGGCGCGATTAA
- a CDS encoding transglycosylase SLT domain-containing protein → MASAPAARRVDRSLRLLGGLVLAVCSLTAAFSAAASGTDAERARFRQAYAAAQQGGDGWRAQATGLEGYVLFPYLEAASLEHDLRTLDRGPVDAYLARYPGLIPAADLRKDYLGELARRKDWATFSAMYQPGLGDALTCFALQAKLSRGEPLVFERDLADLWKKASLPNACDPVLSAAHDQGLLTPERVWTRIQTAADAGKGGTVAALAPWLPADDAIVAQRIAQALNDPATALRDAANWPDTPRHRQAVTLALQRMARKQSTIADGAWSSLSSHFTLSEQQRGAIENALALFHATDFDESALDRLAALPPGAQTDATREWRVRVALARQDWTAALAALDALGESQKQDGEWRYFRALVLGKLGRQGEAKALYQSVSQEATYFGFLAADRIDSAYAICPSTMATDERREAALLADPGLDRAFELYAVGLQKQGRREWTAALAGRDADTQRLAADLAFRKGWYDRAVFGLSSGDALRLYEQRFPLARQDGVVEQASQAGIEAPWAYAIIRAESAWMTDARSGADARGLMQLLPGTASLVAKRNGLTWSGGDSLYDPATNIVLGTRYLSQMAERYNGAPWLASAAYNAGPNKVDQWLTARGTLDPDLFVVSIPYKETREYVARVMAFAVIYDWRLTGNALPISTRMTRIGSTYALPSSGALRKPVTCPAPAAAVARSGRDTAPAAPAALQPAPAAASSAPASPDAQP, encoded by the coding sequence ATGGCATCCGCCCCGGCAGCACGACGCGTCGATCGCTCCCTCCGCCTGCTTGGCGGACTCGTCCTCGCCGTCTGCAGCCTGACGGCCGCGTTTTCCGCCGCGGCCAGCGGGACGGATGCCGAGCGGGCCCGCTTTCGCCAGGCGTACGCCGCGGCCCAGCAGGGTGGTGACGGATGGCGGGCGCAGGCGACGGGGCTGGAGGGCTACGTGCTGTTCCCCTACCTTGAAGCGGCCTCCCTCGAACACGACCTGCGCACGCTTGACCGCGGCCCGGTCGATGCCTACCTGGCCCGCTACCCCGGGCTGATTCCCGCTGCCGACCTGCGCAAGGATTACCTCGGTGAGCTCGCCCGCCGCAAGGACTGGGCCACGTTCAGTGCGATGTACCAGCCCGGCCTGGGCGATGCGCTGACCTGCTTCGCCCTGCAGGCGAAGCTGTCGCGCGGCGAGCCGCTCGTCTTCGAGCGCGACCTTGCCGACCTGTGGAAGAAGGCCAGCCTGCCCAATGCCTGCGATCCGGTACTGTCCGCCGCCCACGATCAGGGCCTGCTGACGCCCGAGCGCGTCTGGACGCGGATCCAGACTGCCGCCGATGCCGGCAAGGGTGGCACCGTGGCCGCCCTTGCCCCGTGGCTGCCCGCCGATGATGCCATCGTCGCCCAGCGTATCGCGCAAGCCCTCAACGACCCGGCGACAGCGCTGCGCGATGCGGCGAACTGGCCCGACACGCCGCGCCACCGACAAGCCGTGACGCTCGCCCTTCAGCGTATGGCACGTAAGCAGTCCACCATCGCCGATGGTGCGTGGAGCTCGCTGTCCTCGCATTTCACGCTCAGCGAGCAACAGCGCGGTGCGATCGAAAACGCACTGGCGTTGTTCCACGCGACGGACTTCGACGAGTCCGCGCTGGATCGCCTGGCCGCCCTGCCGCCGGGCGCGCAGACCGATGCCACGCGCGAATGGCGCGTGCGTGTGGCGCTGGCACGACAGGACTGGACGGCGGCCCTCGCGGCCCTGGATGCCCTGGGCGAATCCCAGAAACAAGACGGCGAATGGCGCTACTTCCGCGCACTGGTCCTCGGCAAGCTGGGCCGGCAGGGTGAAGCGAAGGCGCTGTACCAGTCGGTGTCGCAAGAGGCTACCTACTTCGGCTTTCTTGCCGCCGACCGCATCGACTCGGCGTACGCCATCTGCCCGTCGACCATGGCGACCGACGAACGCCGCGAGGCCGCCCTGCTCGCCGACCCCGGTCTCGATCGCGCCTTCGAGCTATATGCGGTGGGTCTGCAGAAGCAGGGCCGTCGCGAATGGACGGCCGCGCTTGCCGGGCGCGACGCCGATACCCAGCGTCTCGCCGCCGATCTCGCCTTCCGCAAGGGCTGGTACGACCGCGCGGTCTTCGGCCTGTCGTCCGGCGACGCCCTGCGCCTTTACGAACAACGTTTCCCGCTGGCCCGCCAGGACGGCGTGGTCGAACAGGCCAGCCAGGCCGGCATCGAAGCGCCGTGGGCCTACGCGATCATCCGCGCCGAAAGCGCCTGGATGACCGATGCCCGCTCCGGCGCGGATGCGCGTGGACTCATGCAGCTGCTTCCCGGCACGGCCTCGCTCGTGGCCAAGCGCAACGGACTCACCTGGTCCGGCGGCGACAGCCTTTACGACCCGGCCACCAATATCGTGCTGGGCACACGCTATCTCTCGCAGATGGCCGAGCGTTACAACGGCGCTCCCTGGCTGGCCAGCGCGGCGTACAACGCCGGCCCGAACAAGGTCGACCAGTGGCTGACGGCACGCGGCACGCTGGACCCGGATCTGTTCGTCGTCAGCATCCCCTATAAGGAAACACGCGAGTACGTCGCCCGCGTGATGGCGTTCGCGGTGATCTACGACTGGCGCCTCACCGGCAACGCCTTGCCGATCAGTACGCGGATGACCCGGATCGGCAGCACCTATGCCCTGCCCTCGTCAGGTGCCCTGCGCAAGCCGGTCACGTGCCCGGCACCCGCCGCGGCCGTGGCCCGCAGCGGACGCGACACCGCTCCCGCGGCGCCTGCCGCCTTGCAGCCGGCACCGGCCGCGGCGTCGTCGGCGCCCGCCTCACCGGATGCCCAGCCATGA
- the bioD gene encoding dethiobiotin synthase, translating to MSRHFFVAGTDTGIGKTHGAQTLVYAFRETGQRVAGMKPVASGSARQPDGLRNQDALDLQAASSPRPPYEWVNPIALEEAVAPHLAAARAGQPIAWPPLDAGFAALARDYDRVIVEGVGGWMVPLAEGMSTEDIPRRWDLPVILVVGIRLGCISHARLTARAIQADGCVLAGWIANIVESDMPLREKNIATLRELMPAPCLGVLPHRVAPRDAALLLDLDLLG from the coding sequence ATGTCACGACACTTCTTCGTGGCCGGTACCGATACCGGCATCGGCAAGACGCACGGCGCACAAACCCTCGTCTACGCGTTCCGCGAGACCGGTCAACGCGTCGCAGGCATGAAGCCGGTTGCCAGTGGCTCGGCCCGGCAGCCGGATGGGCTGCGCAACCAGGATGCCCTCGACCTGCAGGCCGCCAGCTCGCCCCGGCCGCCCTACGAATGGGTCAACCCGATCGCGCTGGAGGAGGCGGTAGCGCCCCATCTGGCCGCGGCCCGGGCGGGGCAGCCCATCGCGTGGCCGCCCCTCGACGCCGGCTTCGCCGCACTCGCCCGCGACTACGACCGCGTCATCGTCGAGGGCGTCGGTGGCTGGATGGTGCCGTTGGCCGAAGGCATGTCCACCGAAGACATCCCTCGTCGGTGGGATCTCCCGGTGATCCTCGTGGTCGGTATTCGCCTGGGCTGTATCAGCCATGCGCGGCTCACGGCGCGCGCCATCCAGGCGGACGGCTGCGTGCTCGCCGGGTGGATCGCCAACATCGTCGAGTCGGACATGCCACTGCGCGAGAAGAACATCGCCACCTTGCGTGAACTGATGCCCGCGCCCTGCCTTGGCGTGCTTCCACACCGGGTGGCGCCGCGAGACGCGGCACTCCTGCTCGACCTCGACCTGCTCGGCTGA
- a CDS encoding thiol:disulfide interchange protein DsbA/DsbL, with amino-acid sequence MRLRLPLLCAALMGLAACGSGNNDTAATTPTPPPAATAAAPAATAPTPASTAAAPAAAGTAAVAAPVAAPATDVDDASRPAPKPFVDEGKWVEGKNYFRIDPAQPTSTPGKIEVTEVFSYGCPFCYQFNGLVEQLAKDLPRGVVMTYTPASFRPDENWPLLQRAFLTAQALGVEKQGHDAMFDAVNKGALSIMDTGGDRRKPQSAWPTIDDVAKVYAKYGVKAEDFVATANSFTINTKMKRADELVRAYEVDGTPAIIVNGKYRLSPASAGGYPQAVELTQWLVSKEAAGK; translated from the coding sequence ATGCGACTGCGCCTTCCCCTGCTCTGCGCCGCCCTGATGGGTCTGGCGGCCTGCGGCTCCGGTAACAACGATACCGCCGCGACCACCCCGACTCCCCCGCCTGCCGCCACCGCGGCAGCCCCCGCCGCGACCGCGCCTACGCCGGCTTCGACCGCTGCCGCGCCTGCCGCTGCCGGCACCGCCGCCGTGGCCGCACCAGTCGCCGCCCCGGCAACCGATGTCGACGACGCGAGCCGCCCGGCGCCGAAGCCCTTCGTCGATGAGGGTAAATGGGTCGAAGGCAAGAACTACTTCCGCATCGATCCCGCGCAGCCGACCAGCACGCCGGGCAAGATCGAAGTCACCGAAGTGTTTTCGTACGGCTGCCCGTTCTGCTACCAGTTCAACGGCCTGGTCGAACAGTTGGCCAAGGACCTGCCCCGTGGCGTGGTCATGACCTACACGCCCGCCTCGTTCCGACCGGATGAAAACTGGCCGCTGCTGCAGCGCGCCTTCCTCACCGCCCAGGCCCTGGGCGTGGAGAAGCAGGGTCACGACGCCATGTTCGATGCGGTGAACAAGGGTGCGCTCAGCATCATGGACACCGGCGGCGACCGCCGGAAGCCGCAGTCGGCCTGGCCGACCATCGACGATGTCGCCAAGGTCTACGCCAAGTACGGCGTCAAGGCGGAGGACTTCGTCGCCACCGCCAATTCCTTCACGATCAACACGAAGATGAAGCGCGCCGATGAACTCGTGCGCGCTTACGAGGTCGATGGCACACCGGCGATCATCGTCAACGGCAAGTACCGCCTGTCGCCTGCCAGCGCCGGTGGCTATCCGCAGGCCGTCGAGCTCACGCAGTGGCTCGTCAGCAAGGAAGCCGCGGGTAAGTAA
- a CDS encoding thiol:disulfide interchange protein DsbA/DsbL — MLKRLSFLFVGLTLATACSAGGADPATATAATYTADQYATIAAPVRLDPKDGKVEVVEVFSYGCIHCAHYEAQVEDLQKKLPKGVVFHAIPAAFNDAWAPYAQAYYAAQKLGVLPKTHAALFKAIHEEHYPLGTLDELGDWYAKTAGVDKAKFLAIADSKETHDRIIADTKLIKDWGVDGTPSIIVNGKYRPAQFKDFDELNGMTLFLVDKELKGGK, encoded by the coding sequence ATGCTCAAGCGTCTCTCGTTCCTGTTCGTCGGCCTGACCCTGGCCACCGCCTGCTCGGCTGGTGGTGCCGATCCGGCGACCGCGACTGCGGCCACCTATACCGCCGACCAGTACGCCACCATTGCCGCGCCCGTACGTCTCGATCCGAAGGACGGAAAGGTCGAAGTCGTTGAAGTGTTCTCGTACGGCTGCATCCATTGCGCGCATTACGAGGCGCAGGTGGAAGACCTCCAGAAGAAGCTGCCCAAGGGCGTGGTGTTCCATGCCATCCCCGCGGCCTTCAACGACGCGTGGGCGCCGTACGCACAGGCGTACTACGCCGCGCAGAAGCTCGGCGTGCTGCCGAAGACCCATGCGGCACTGTTCAAGGCCATCCACGAAGAGCACTACCCGCTGGGTACGCTCGACGAGCTCGGCGACTGGTATGCGAAGACCGCAGGCGTCGACAAGGCCAAGTTCCTTGCCATCGCCGACAGCAAGGAAACGCACGACCGCATCATCGCCGACACCAAGCTGATCAAGGACTGGGGCGTCGATGGAACGCCGTCGATCATCGTCAACGGCAAGTACCGCCCCGCGCAGTTCAAGGACTTCGACGAACTCAATGGCATGACGCTGTTCCTCGTCGACAAGGAACTCAAGGGCGGCAAGTAA
- a CDS encoding endonuclease/exonuclease/phosphatase family protein: MTRSPPNSSPAPERTLRLLSCNILAGASVQRYSDYVTRSVNAVLPGRSKLANLDSLAELLHEFDVVGLQEADAGSLRSGFLNQTRYIAEAAGMPFWSHQPNRPMARVAHSANGLLSRIEPTEVIDYPLPGRIKGRGALFVRFGEGTNALVMVVAHLSLGAAARQGQLAFIAELLAPYPHAVLMGDLNTEPTSPEMRVLFDKTALQMPAIHTLTFPSWKPRRALDHILTSADIKLDRTWTLPRAFSDHLPLAAEIRLPLALAEAAGASRPR, encoded by the coding sequence ATGACCCGCTCCCCGCCGAATTCCTCTCCCGCTCCCGAGCGCACCCTGCGCCTGCTGAGTTGCAACATCCTCGCCGGCGCCAGTGTCCAGCGCTACAGCGACTACGTCACGCGCAGCGTCAACGCGGTGTTACCTGGCCGATCCAAGCTGGCCAATCTCGACTCGCTGGCCGAGCTCCTTCATGAATTCGACGTGGTCGGCCTGCAGGAGGCCGACGCGGGAAGCCTGCGCTCCGGCTTCCTCAACCAGACACGCTACATCGCCGAAGCGGCGGGCATGCCGTTCTGGAGCCACCAGCCGAACCGGCCGATGGCTCGCGTCGCGCATTCGGCAAACGGCCTGCTCAGCCGCATCGAGCCAACCGAAGTCATCGACTACCCGCTACCGGGCCGGATCAAGGGTCGCGGCGCGTTGTTCGTAAGATTTGGCGAAGGCACCAACGCGCTGGTGATGGTCGTCGCCCACTTGTCGCTCGGCGCGGCGGCGCGTCAGGGCCAGCTCGCCTTCATTGCCGAATTGCTGGCGCCTTACCCGCATGCGGTGCTCATGGGCGACCTCAACACCGAGCCGACCAGTCCCGAGATGCGCGTGCTGTTCGACAAGACGGCGTTGCAGATGCCGGCGATCCACACGCTCACCTTCCCGAGCTGGAAGCCGCGCCGCGCGCTCGATCACATCCTGACCTCGGCGGACATCAAGCTCGATCGCACGTGGACATTACCCCGCGCCTTCTCGGATCATCTGCCGCTTGCCGCCGAAATCCGCCTGCCTCTCGCCCTTGCCGAGGCAGCCGGCGCATCCCGACCGAGGTGA
- the yihA gene encoding ribosome biogenesis GTP-binding protein YihA/YsxC — protein sequence MSSNPLNGATFVLAAHEIVQLPFDQGAEVAFAGRSNAGKSSALNALTGHNALARTSKTPGRTQLMVVFDLPRLKTEAAEPLDCRLVDLPGYGYAKVPEAMRKHWRGEIDAYLKMRRSLRGIVLIVDIRHELKEFDATMLQFCADTQLPCHVLLTKADKISRSQAQKALDAMRKHFRDNNVPGTAQVFSSSAKTGVEEARARVMVLLATPRPHEL from the coding sequence ATGTCTTCCAATCCGTTGAACGGCGCCACCTTCGTCCTGGCCGCCCACGAAATCGTCCAGCTGCCCTTCGATCAGGGCGCCGAGGTGGCGTTTGCCGGGCGCTCCAACGCCGGCAAGTCGAGCGCGCTCAACGCGTTGACGGGCCATAACGCGCTGGCGCGCACGTCCAAGACGCCGGGACGCACCCAGCTGATGGTCGTGTTCGATCTGCCGCGGTTGAAAACCGAGGCTGCCGAGCCGCTCGATTGCCGGCTGGTCGATCTTCCCGGTTATGGCTACGCGAAAGTGCCCGAGGCCATGCGCAAGCACTGGCGCGGCGAGATCGACGCCTACCTGAAGATGCGTCGCAGCCTCCGCGGCATCGTGCTGATCGTGGATATCCGGCATGAGCTGAAAGAGTTCGACGCCACGATGCTGCAGTTCTGCGCCGACACCCAGCTGCCCTGCCACGTGCTGCTGACCAAGGCCGACAAGATTTCTCGAAGCCAGGCCCAGAAGGCGCTGGATGCCATGCGCAAGCATTTCCGCGATAACAACGTGCCAGGCACGGCGCAGGTCTTCTCCTCGAGCGCCAAGACCGGCGTCGAAGAAGCCCGTGCACGGGTCATGGTACTACTGGCAACCCCGCGTCCGCACGAGCTCTGA
- a CDS encoding c-type cytochrome, producing MKFRHAAAAITAMLVMNVAAAQTAAPAKPASAPAAATTAAKPGANPATDPATPGMPTTETATAAPGADATAAVKPGDATAGQGKAAACGACHGMDGNSTDAQNPRLAGQSEQYIVRQLTDFKAGKRQNPIMMGMAAPLTPQDMHDIGAYFAKQKPLPGVADKALVDQGQTLYREGDTARGIPACMACHGPDGRGNPGAMYPQLTSQHAKYIEATLKSWHDGTAWGDDAHAKIMPSIAQKLDDKDIAALASYIEGLHTNEATDAPATR from the coding sequence ATGAAGTTTCGGCACGCCGCCGCTGCCATCACCGCGATGCTCGTCATGAATGTAGCTGCGGCCCAGACCGCAGCACCTGCCAAACCGGCCTCCGCGCCGGCGGCAGCGACCACCGCGGCGAAGCCAGGGGCGAATCCGGCGACCGATCCGGCCACACCGGGCATGCCGACCACCGAGACCGCCACCGCGGCACCGGGCGCCGACGCGACGGCCGCAGTCAAGCCGGGCGATGCCACCGCCGGCCAGGGCAAGGCCGCCGCCTGCGGCGCCTGCCACGGCATGGACGGTAATTCGACCGACGCGCAGAACCCGCGCCTCGCTGGCCAGAGCGAGCAGTACATCGTCCGCCAGCTCACCGACTTCAAGGCGGGCAAGCGCCAGAACCCGATCATGATGGGTATGGCTGCCCCGCTGACGCCGCAGGACATGCACGACATCGGCGCGTACTTCGCCAAGCAGAAGCCGCTGCCGGGCGTTGCCGACAAGGCGCTTGTCGACCAGGGCCAGACGCTTTATCGCGAAGGCGATACCGCACGCGGCATTCCCGCTTGCATGGCTTGCCATGGGCCGGACGGTCGCGGCAACCCGGGCGCCATGTACCCGCAGTTGACCAGCCAGCACGCCAAGTACATCGAGGCCACGCTGAAGTCCTGGCACGACGGCACCGCCTGGGGCGACGACGCGCACGCGAAGATCATGCCGTCCATCGCGCAGAAACTTGACGACAAAGACATCGCCGCGCTGGCCAGCTATATCGAAGGCCTGCACACGAACGAGGCGACGGACGCACCCGCGACACGCTGA
- a CDS encoding GAF domain-containing protein — translation MFEAKAIATDDKATLYAELVTQARGLLAGEPDMIANAANFAALVFDAVPDINWAGFYLFDGKELVVGPFQGKPACIRIAIGRGVCGTAAQTRETQLIRDVHEFDGHIACDAASNSEIVVPLVKADGSLLGVWDVDSPSVARFDDEDRKGMEALCRVFMETLA, via the coding sequence ATGTTCGAAGCCAAGGCCATCGCCACCGACGACAAAGCCACGCTGTACGCCGAGCTGGTCACCCAGGCCCGCGGGCTGCTCGCCGGCGAACCGGACATGATCGCCAATGCGGCGAATTTCGCGGCCCTGGTCTTCGACGCCGTGCCCGACATCAACTGGGCGGGCTTCTATCTGTTCGACGGCAAGGAACTGGTCGTCGGTCCGTTCCAGGGCAAGCCGGCCTGCATTCGCATCGCCATCGGGCGTGGCGTGTGTGGCACCGCCGCGCAAACGCGTGAGACACAGCTGATCCGGGACGTGCACGAGTTCGACGGCCACATCGCCTGCGACGCCGCCTCCAATTCGGAAATCGTGGTGCCCCTGGTCAAGGCCGACGGCAGCCTGCTCGGCGTGTGGGACGTGGACAGCCCGTCCGTCGCACGCTTCGACGACGAAGACCGCAAGGGCATGGAAGCACTCTGCCGCGTGTTCATGGAGACCCTGGCCTGA